In Bactrocera oleae isolate idBacOlea1 chromosome 3, idBacOlea1, whole genome shotgun sequence, a genomic segment contains:
- the LOC138856185 gene encoding uncharacterized protein isoform X2 produces the protein MDVEMPTNPTPTIRSAINVPRTGPIPAPRATAATTVTAVARNTAQPPSASPLVQPEPHRTRCPLCRRSHRLQHCSIFKSMQPSQRQRVAQAHGHCLNCLSLTHTTQECDSECSCQLCGRLHHTFLHRTSRRDVRRPPAPRSRGAVRRPPLRHPIQHQRPAAAPQYRPRNVGNETPARHRRPRLSSRRSTGLSSVVATLQQLQNLLG, from the coding sequence ATGGACGTGGAAATGCCGACAAATCCAACGCCAACCATTCGATCGGCTATCAACGTGCCGCGCACTGGGCCGATTCCAGCGCCTCGAGCCACCGCTGCAACAACTGTCACAGCTGTCGCGCGGAACACAGCACAACCACCGTCAGCGTCGCCATTGGTGCAACCGGAGCCGCACCGCACCCGATGTCCGCTGTGTCGCCGCTCACACCGGCTACAGCACTGTAGCATCTTCAAATCCATGCAACCCAGTCAACGTCAGCGGGTAGCCCAGGCGCATGGACACTGCCTCAATTGCCTGAGTCTCACCCATACGACGCAAGAGTGTGACTCGGAGTGTTCATGTCAATTGTGCGGAAGGCTACACCATACGTTCCTTCACCGCACCTCCAGGCGCGACGTTCGGCGACCACCCGCACCACGCAGTCGCGGCGCTGTCAGGCGACCGCCGCTCCGCCACCCGATACAACATCAACGCCCAGCTGCCGCTCCACAGTATCGTCCAAGGAATGTAGGGAACGAAACACCTGCACGGCACCGACGGCCCAGACTATCATcccgccgctccactggcctcagcagtgttgtagcaacgttgcaacaactgcagaatttgctaggctaa
- the LOC138856185 gene encoding uncharacterized protein isoform X1 codes for MVDQYADPRVPHQVAQLPIFNYMPQTYTKSNLFIQINMDVEMPTNPTPTIRSAINVPRTGPIPAPRATAATTVTAVARNTAQPPSASPLVQPEPHRTRCPLCRRSHRLQHCSIFKSMQPSQRQRVAQAHGHCLNCLSLTHTTQECDSECSCQLCGRLHHTFLHRTSRRDVRRPPAPRSRGAVRRPPLRHPIQHQRPAAAPQYRPRNVGNETPARHRRPRLSSRRSTGLSSVVATLQQLQNLLG; via the coding sequence atggtcgatcaatatgcCGACCCACGCGTGCCACATCAAGTGGCACAACTGCccatattcaattatatgccacaaacatatactaaatctaatctTTTCATACAGATTAATATGGACGTGGAAATGCCGACAAATCCAACGCCAACCATTCGATCGGCTATCAACGTGCCGCGCACTGGGCCGATTCCAGCGCCTCGAGCCACCGCTGCAACAACTGTCACAGCTGTCGCGCGGAACACAGCACAACCACCGTCAGCGTCGCCATTGGTGCAACCGGAGCCGCACCGCACCCGATGTCCGCTGTGTCGCCGCTCACACCGGCTACAGCACTGTAGCATCTTCAAATCCATGCAACCCAGTCAACGTCAGCGGGTAGCCCAGGCGCATGGACACTGCCTCAATTGCCTGAGTCTCACCCATACGACGCAAGAGTGTGACTCGGAGTGTTCATGTCAATTGTGCGGAAGGCTACACCATACGTTCCTTCACCGCACCTCCAGGCGCGACGTTCGGCGACCACCCGCACCACGCAGTCGCGGCGCTGTCAGGCGACCGCCGCTCCGCCACCCGATACAACATCAACGCCCAGCTGCCGCTCCACAGTATCGTCCAAGGAATGTAGGGAACGAAACACCTGCACGGCACCGACGGCCCAGACTATCATcccgccgctccactggcctcagcagtgttgtagcaacgttgcaacaactgcagaatttgctaggctaa